From a region of the Halolamina sp. CBA1230 genome:
- the endA gene encoding tRNA-intron lyase translates to MDGTLRDGVVRLSGDARQRFYDSGGYGRPAGGSDLDLAPVEAAHLLYRGDVDAVTSEDGERLGFREFLTRTDAVLAFVVYKDLRDRGFYLSPARDGWVDEGVDDETDFVVYPRGKGPSDDEIAYRLRVVGERAPLSAASIDEHVLAVVDEDGELTYFGTEWLSPSGTADPQLPDSLDATLMDDRLLVWEPPESLYEGGFFGQRLAGRNADSGPLQLSLLEAAYLAERDCLPVDLATVQGHAEAIEGERFRRRYAAYESLREAGVVPKSGFKFGADFRVYESFDGVSDLGHSDKLVRVVEPSHEFLPRELSLDVRLAGGVRKRMVFALTEPTGEIDWLCVERITP, encoded by the coding sequence ATGGACGGGACGCTTCGCGACGGCGTGGTCCGGCTCTCGGGCGACGCAAGACAGCGGTTCTACGACTCCGGGGGGTACGGCCGCCCGGCCGGCGGGAGCGACCTGGATCTCGCGCCGGTCGAGGCCGCCCACCTGCTCTATCGCGGCGACGTCGACGCGGTCACGAGTGAGGACGGCGAACGACTGGGGTTTCGTGAGTTCCTGACTCGGACCGACGCCGTGCTCGCGTTCGTCGTGTACAAGGACCTCCGCGATCGCGGCTTCTACCTTTCGCCGGCCCGCGACGGCTGGGTCGACGAGGGCGTCGACGACGAGACGGACTTCGTGGTCTACCCGCGCGGGAAGGGGCCGAGCGACGACGAGATCGCCTACCGGCTCCGGGTCGTGGGCGAGCGCGCGCCGCTGTCGGCGGCGAGCATCGACGAACACGTGCTCGCGGTCGTCGACGAGGACGGCGAACTCACCTACTTCGGCACGGAGTGGCTCTCGCCGTCGGGTACTGCCGACCCGCAGCTGCCCGACTCCCTCGACGCGACGCTGATGGACGACCGATTGCTGGTGTGGGAACCGCCGGAATCGCTGTACGAGGGCGGCTTCTTCGGCCAGCGGCTGGCCGGCCGCAACGCGGACTCGGGGCCGCTCCAGCTCTCGCTGCTGGAGGCCGCCTACCTCGCCGAGCGGGACTGCCTCCCCGTGGATCTCGCGACCGTGCAGGGCCACGCAGAAGCGATCGAGGGCGAGCGGTTCCGCCGGCGCTACGCGGCGTACGAGTCGCTGCGGGAGGCGGGCGTGGTGCCCAAATCCGGATTCAAGTTCGGCGCGGACTTCCGGGTGTACGAGTCGTTCGACGGCGTGTCGGATCTGGGCCACTCGGACAAGCTGGTCCGGGTGGTCGAGCCGAGCCACGAGTTCCTCCCCCGGGAGCTGTCGCTGGACGTGCGGCTCGCGGGCGGGGTTCGCAAGCGAATGGTTTTTGCGCTGACCGAGCCGACAGGAGAGATAGATTGGCTCTGCGTCGAGCGAATCACGCCGTGA
- a CDS encoding phenylalanine--tRNA ligase subunit alpha: MRLPERQVAALEAASATDAQPIPDLAAEAGIDEAAARTAVFELEEEGLLEVESETETTVSITEEAETYLTEGLPEVRLYRAAVEAGARDEPVAMGQVIGAAGLEGPAVDIALSNFARKGYGEIDSGEVSANPDVDPDADAELAALERIDTGEAVDDEDLLDRLEERGLIELEEHTVRLVQLTDQGVDALMAGVETAETADRLTPEMLTSGEWQEVEFTDYNVEADATESEAGKVHVLRQASERVKDVLVGMGFQEMDGPHADADFWINDALFMPQDHPARTHWDRFALDVDPIEELPEDLLRAVENAHREGVGPDGDGYHSPWSEDFAREVALRGHTTSLSMRYLSGEAEGDLEPPQRYFSVQKAYRNDTIDATHLLEFFQIEGWVMAEDLSVRDLMGTFEEFYEQFGITDVQFKPHYNPYTEPSFELFGRHPETGELIEIGNSGIFREEVLSPLGVDCDVMAWGLALERLAMLYTGAEDIRDLHGTLADLEFLRNAEVIY, encoded by the coding sequence ATGCGACTCCCGGAACGACAGGTCGCGGCCCTGGAGGCCGCGAGCGCGACCGACGCACAGCCGATCCCCGACCTCGCCGCAGAGGCGGGGATCGACGAGGCGGCAGCCCGGACTGCCGTCTTCGAACTGGAGGAGGAGGGCCTCCTCGAAGTCGAGAGCGAGACCGAGACGACGGTCTCGATCACCGAGGAGGCCGAGACGTACCTCACTGAGGGCCTGCCAGAAGTCCGGCTCTACCGCGCGGCCGTCGAGGCCGGCGCCCGCGACGAACCCGTCGCGATGGGGCAGGTCATCGGCGCCGCCGGTCTCGAAGGGCCGGCGGTCGACATCGCGCTGTCGAACTTCGCCCGCAAAGGCTACGGCGAGATCGACAGCGGCGAGGTCAGCGCCAACCCCGACGTCGACCCCGACGCCGACGCCGAACTCGCTGCACTCGAACGGATCGACACCGGCGAGGCGGTTGACGACGAGGATCTCCTCGACCGCCTCGAGGAGCGCGGGCTGATCGAGCTCGAGGAGCACACCGTCCGCCTCGTGCAGTTGACCGATCAGGGCGTCGACGCGCTGATGGCCGGCGTCGAAACCGCCGAGACCGCCGACCGACTCACCCCCGAGATGCTCACCTCCGGCGAGTGGCAGGAGGTGGAGTTCACCGACTACAACGTCGAGGCCGACGCCACCGAGTCCGAGGCGGGGAAGGTCCACGTGCTCCGGCAGGCCAGCGAGCGCGTGAAGGACGTGCTCGTCGGCATGGGGTTCCAGGAGATGGACGGCCCCCACGCCGACGCGGACTTCTGGATCAACGACGCGCTGTTCATGCCACAGGACCACCCCGCGCGTACCCACTGGGACCGGTTCGCGCTGGACGTCGATCCGATCGAGGAGCTCCCCGAGGATCTCCTCCGGGCCGTCGAGAACGCCCACCGCGAGGGCGTCGGCCCGGACGGCGACGGCTACCACTCGCCGTGGAGTGAAGACTTCGCGCGTGAGGTGGCGCTCCGGGGCCACACCACCTCGCTCTCGATGCGGTACCTCTCCGGCGAGGCCGAGGGCGACCTCGAACCGCCCCAGCGCTACTTCTCGGTGCAGAAGGCGTACCGCAACGACACCATCGACGCGACCCACCTGCTCGAGTTCTTCCAGATCGAGGGGTGGGTGATGGCCGAGGACCTCTCGGTGCGGGACCTGATGGGCACCTTCGAGGAGTTCTACGAGCAGTTCGGGATCACGGACGTGCAGTTCAAACCCCACTACAACCCCTACACGGAGCCGAGCTTCGAGCTGTTCGGCCGCCACCCCGAGACCGGCGAGCTGATCGAGATCGGCAACTCCGGCATCTTCCGGGAGGAGGTGCTCTCCCCGCTGGGCGTCGACTGTGACGTGATGGCCTGGGGGCTCGCGCTGGAGCGACTGGCGATGCTGTACACCGGCGCCGAAGACATCCGCGACCTGCACGGCACGCTCGCGGACTTGGAGTTCCTGCGGAACGCGGAGGTGATCTACTGA
- a CDS encoding valine--tRNA ligase codes for MPSGPYDADAVEEKWQDRWLEEDTYAYRGGEADDPNTAFSIDTPPPTVSGSLHWGHVYGEVLRDIVARFNRMQGEAVYYPFGYDDNGIASERLTERELDIRHQEFSRREFQQKCREVCAQYEDEFTENMQSFGFSINWDNTYRTIEPRVQRISQLSFVDLYEQGKEYRQRAPAIWCPECETAISQVETEDDEQDSHFHDISFDVVDPESAGQEEFTISTTRPELLPACVAVFVHPDDEENQHLVGEEARIPLFGHEVPIIEDDRVDMETGSGIVMCCTFGDQTDIEWYQAHDLDLRVAIDESGHMTDVAGEYEGLAAADAGEAIVADLEDAGALLDRRAITHTVNVHERCGVGVEFLVADQWYVELLDSTEEYLEAGREMDWFPEKMFSRYKHWIEGLQWDWCISRQRSSGIPFPVWYCADCDEEIIAEKADLPVDPLSDDPPVDACPACGHDEFVPEDDVFDTWATSSLTPLINAGWDWDEAAGEYTMENPELFPMDLRSQGHDIISFWLFHTLVKCYEHTGEVPFDSVMINGMVLDENRKKMSKSKGNVVSPQEVKSQFPVDAARFWAAGSAIGDDLPYQEKGLRAGEKLLQKLWNASKLVDSLTPETPPEMAPADLSALDRWLLAELDGEAEFVREKLENREFSKARDSLRSFFWGTFCDDYLEIAKQRVREEDDVGGSEAPAGQSEASASDADSAKYTLAVAHRRFLKLFAPMLAHITEEIWQEMYGEARRAPDASGEAASTSDGGFESVHRTSWPEPTGIDADHEAGETAMAVVGALRRYKSERQLPLNAELDTVSVYGEIGGFESDIRNVMHVGTLETLETEPQVESVVTGIDLDYSVVGPEYGGDVPDIEAGIENGEYDIDDDGDTLRVAGHELAPEEFTVERERQYTGEGEMLEADGALVIVQA; via the coding sequence ATGCCCAGTGGCCCGTACGACGCCGACGCCGTCGAGGAGAAGTGGCAGGACCGGTGGCTCGAGGAGGACACCTACGCCTACCGCGGGGGCGAGGCAGACGACCCGAACACGGCGTTCTCCATCGACACGCCGCCGCCGACGGTGTCGGGGAGCCTCCACTGGGGCCACGTGTACGGTGAGGTGTTGCGGGACATCGTCGCCCGGTTCAACCGGATGCAGGGCGAGGCGGTGTACTACCCGTTCGGCTACGACGACAACGGGATCGCCTCCGAGCGCCTCACCGAACGCGAACTTGACATCCGCCACCAGGAGTTCTCCCGCCGGGAGTTCCAGCAGAAATGTCGGGAGGTCTGTGCCCAGTACGAGGACGAGTTCACCGAGAACATGCAGTCCTTCGGCTTCTCGATCAACTGGGACAACACCTACCGCACGATCGAACCCCGCGTCCAGCGTATCTCCCAGCTCTCCTTCGTCGACCTGTACGAGCAGGGGAAGGAGTACCGCCAGCGCGCGCCGGCGATCTGGTGTCCGGAGTGTGAGACGGCGATCTCGCAGGTCGAGACCGAGGACGACGAGCAGGACAGCCACTTCCACGACATCAGCTTCGACGTGGTCGACCCGGAGTCGGCCGGCCAGGAGGAGTTCACAATCTCCACGACCCGGCCCGAACTCCTCCCGGCCTGTGTCGCGGTGTTCGTCCACCCCGACGACGAGGAGAACCAGCATCTCGTCGGGGAGGAGGCCCGCATCCCGCTGTTCGGCCACGAGGTGCCCATCATCGAGGACGACCGCGTCGACATGGAAACCGGTTCGGGGATCGTGATGTGCTGTACGTTCGGCGACCAGACCGACATCGAGTGGTACCAGGCCCACGATCTGGACCTCCGGGTCGCCATCGACGAGTCGGGCCACATGACCGACGTCGCCGGCGAGTACGAGGGGCTGGCCGCCGCGGACGCTGGGGAGGCGATCGTCGCCGATCTGGAGGACGCGGGCGCGCTGCTCGACCGCCGCGCGATCACTCACACCGTCAACGTCCACGAGCGCTGTGGCGTCGGCGTCGAGTTCCTCGTCGCCGACCAGTGGTACGTCGAACTGCTCGACAGCACCGAGGAGTATCTCGAGGCCGGCCGCGAGATGGACTGGTTCCCCGAGAAGATGTTCTCGCGGTACAAACACTGGATCGAGGGACTCCAGTGGGACTGGTGTATCTCCCGACAGCGCTCCTCGGGGATCCCGTTCCCGGTGTGGTACTGTGCGGACTGCGACGAGGAGATCATCGCCGAGAAAGCCGACCTGCCCGTCGACCCGCTCTCTGACGACCCGCCGGTCGACGCCTGTCCCGCGTGTGGGCACGACGAGTTCGTCCCGGAGGACGACGTGTTCGACACGTGGGCCACCTCCAGCCTGACGCCGCTGATCAACGCCGGCTGGGACTGGGACGAGGCAGCCGGGGAGTACACGATGGAGAACCCGGAGCTGTTCCCGATGGATCTCCGGTCGCAGGGCCACGACATCATCTCGTTCTGGCTGTTCCACACGCTCGTGAAGTGCTACGAGCACACCGGCGAGGTGCCGTTCGACTCGGTGATGATCAACGGGATGGTGCTCGACGAGAACCGCAAGAAGATGTCCAAGTCGAAGGGCAACGTCGTCTCGCCCCAGGAGGTCAAATCGCAGTTCCCCGTCGACGCCGCGCGGTTCTGGGCCGCCGGGAGCGCCATCGGCGACGACCTCCCCTACCAGGAGAAGGGGCTGCGCGCCGGCGAGAAGCTGCTTCAGAAGCTCTGGAACGCCTCGAAGCTGGTCGACTCGCTGACGCCCGAGACGCCACCCGAGATGGCGCCGGCGGACCTCTCGGCGCTGGACCGCTGGCTGCTGGCCGAACTCGACGGCGAGGCCGAGTTCGTCCGGGAGAAGCTCGAGAACCGGGAGTTCTCGAAGGCGCGGGACAGCCTCCGGAGCTTCTTCTGGGGGACGTTCTGTGACGACTACCTCGAGATCGCCAAACAGCGTGTCCGCGAGGAGGACGATGTTGGCGGGAGCGAAGCTCCCGCCGGCCAATCGGAAGCGTCCGCTTCCGATGCTGACTCCGCGAAGTACACGCTCGCGGTCGCCCACCGGCGGTTCCTCAAGCTGTTCGCGCCGATGCTCGCCCACATCACCGAGGAGATCTGGCAGGAGATGTACGGCGAGGCGCGACGCGCCCCGGATGCGAGCGGCGAAGCCGCGAGCACCTCCGACGGCGGGTTCGAGAGCGTCCACCGCACCTCCTGGCCCGAACCGACCGGGATCGACGCCGACCACGAGGCCGGCGAGACCGCGATGGCGGTCGTCGGCGCGCTCCGGCGCTACAAGAGCGAGCGCCAGCTCCCGCTGAACGCCGAACTCGACACGGTGTCGGTGTACGGCGAGATCGGCGGGTTCGAGAGCGACATCCGGAACGTGATGCACGTCGGCACGCTCGAGACGCTCGAGACGGAGCCACAGGTCGAGTCGGTCGTCACGGGCATCGACCTCGACTACTCGGTCGTCGGGCCGGAGTACGGCGGCGACGTGCCCGACATCGAGGCTGGCATCGAGAACGGCGAGTACGATATCGACGACGACGGCGACACCCTCCGGGTCGCAGGCCACGAACTCGCCCCGGAGGAGTTCACCGTCGAACGCGAGCGCCAGTACACCGGCGAGGGTGAGATGCTCGAAGCCGACGGCGCGCTCGTGATCGTGCAGGCGTAA
- a CDS encoding topoisomerase DNA-binding C4 zinc finger domain-containing protein, translated as MTERIRLFAGDCTIEFEGERERTQRGYVVVVVKPDRTVLVHDAGGYQPVAWLTRAEELTTETEGDSFALTARSGEQTLRVVSEAPTGRQEYPASEAGVPLGECPDCGDALVRASGEVTCLGCDAAYGLPAGATVLDETCDDCGLPMMRVERGETLELCVDWRCDSLADAVAEALDGRWDCPDCGEPLSVVSRGNRPFLGCDAYPDCETTFSIPAGEAVGECPCGLPVFETAAGRRCLDGTCDRYREGMVDGCAGP; from the coding sequence GTGACCGAACGGATCCGACTGTTCGCGGGCGACTGCACGATCGAGTTCGAGGGCGAGCGCGAGCGCACCCAGCGCGGGTACGTGGTGGTCGTGGTGAAGCCGGACCGCACCGTGCTGGTCCACGACGCCGGCGGCTACCAGCCCGTGGCGTGGCTCACTCGCGCGGAGGAACTGACAACCGAGACGGAGGGCGACTCCTTCGCGCTCACGGCTCGCAGCGGCGAGCAGACGCTGCGCGTGGTCTCCGAGGCGCCGACGGGGCGTCAGGAGTACCCCGCGAGCGAGGCCGGCGTGCCGCTGGGGGAGTGTCCCGACTGCGGCGACGCGCTGGTGCGCGCGAGCGGGGAGGTGACCTGTCTGGGCTGTGACGCGGCCTACGGGCTTCCTGCGGGTGCGACGGTGCTCGACGAGACCTGCGACGACTGTGGGCTCCCGATGATGCGCGTCGAACGCGGCGAGACCCTGGAGCTCTGTGTCGACTGGCGCTGTGACTCGCTGGCCGACGCCGTCGCCGAGGCGCTCGACGGCCGGTGGGACTGTCCGGACTGCGGCGAGCCGCTCTCGGTGGTGAGCCGCGGCAACCGGCCGTTCCTCGGCTGTGACGCCTACCCGGACTGCGAGACGACGTTCTCCATCCCGGCGGGCGAGGCGGTCGGGGAGTGTCCCTGCGGGCTGCCCGTGTTCGAGACCGCGGCCGGGAGGCGGTGTCTGGACGGCACGTGCGATCGGTATCGGGAGGGGATGGTCGACGGCTGCGCCGGCCCGTGA
- a CDS encoding DNA methyltransferase codes for MQTWLSLEYDHAETLSLGDDEIRTPDALVEEFLRRHSEPGDAVLDPFAGYGTTLTVAERLDRVPYGVEYEPERVEHVRGRVDHPEHVRQGDARELDPSGFPDCAICFTSPPFMERTDDRNPFENYAGESSYDQYLDDIETVFARVDETLEPASTVVVDVSNMKYQGRVTTLAWDIADRLADVFAFDGEVVVGWDDPDAAEDEDQFGYGYDHSYALVFSKTED; via the coding sequence ATGCAGACGTGGCTCTCCCTCGAGTACGACCACGCCGAGACGCTCTCGCTCGGGGACGACGAAATCCGGACCCCGGACGCGCTGGTCGAGGAGTTCCTCCGGCGCCACTCGGAGCCGGGCGACGCCGTCCTCGACCCGTTCGCGGGGTACGGGACGACGCTCACCGTCGCCGAACGCCTCGACAGGGTTCCCTACGGCGTCGAGTACGAGCCGGAACGAGTCGAGCACGTCCGCGGGCGAGTCGATCACCCGGAGCACGTTCGGCAGGGCGACGCCCGCGAACTCGACCCCTCAGGGTTCCCGGACTGTGCGATCTGTTTCACCTCGCCGCCGTTCATGGAGCGGACCGACGACCGCAACCCCTTCGAGAACTACGCGGGCGAGAGTAGCTACGACCAGTACCTCGACGACATCGAGACGGTGTTCGCCCGGGTCGACGAGACGCTGGAGCCGGCCAGCACCGTCGTCGTCGACGTGTCCAACATGAAGTATCAGGGACGAGTGACCACGCTGGCGTGGGATATCGCCGACCGCCTCGCCGACGTGTTCGCGTTCGACGGCGAGGTCGTCGTCGGCTGGGACGATCCCGACGCCGCCGAGGACGAAGACCAGTTCGGCTACGGCTACGACCACTCCTACGCGCTGGTGTTCTCGAAAACCGAGGACTGA
- a CDS encoding HAD family phosphatase: MDALLFDMDGVVVDSETYWHPAEREELLPQVLDGELPDLDEITGMPYREIYDYLDANYGTRVSKAEFVDLYDEAAETVYREKVDLLDCFPAVRAAARDAGVPVGLVSSSPPTWMGYVLDRFDLEFDLVLSNDEVDGPGKPEPAIYEAAADRLDVDPADCVAIEDSRNGTLAADRAGTTVIGYRVDHNAETDLSACDVVCAGSAELREELLGRLAG; this comes from the coding sequence ATGGACGCGCTGCTGTTCGACATGGACGGGGTCGTCGTCGACTCCGAGACGTACTGGCACCCCGCCGAGCGGGAGGAGCTGCTCCCGCAGGTGCTCGACGGCGAGCTGCCCGATCTCGACGAGATCACGGGGATGCCGTACCGCGAAATCTACGACTACCTCGACGCGAACTACGGGACGCGGGTCTCGAAAGCCGAGTTCGTCGACCTGTACGACGAGGCGGCCGAGACCGTCTACCGCGAGAAGGTCGACCTGCTCGACTGCTTCCCCGCGGTTCGGGCGGCGGCCCGCGACGCCGGGGTTCCGGTCGGCCTCGTCTCCTCCTCGCCGCCGACGTGGATGGGGTACGTGCTCGACCGCTTCGACCTCGAGTTCGACCTCGTTCTCTCGAACGACGAGGTCGACGGACCGGGGAAGCCCGAACCGGCGATCTACGAGGCGGCCGCCGACCGCCTCGACGTCGATCCGGCGGATTGTGTGGCTATCGAGGACTCACGGAACGGCACGCTCGCGGCCGACCGGGCGGGAACGACGGTGATCGGCTACCGCGTCGACCACAACGCGGAGACGGACCTCTCGGCGTGTGACGTGGTCTGTGCGGGGAGTGCGGAACTGCGGGAAGAACTGCTCGGGCGGCTTGCGGGCTGA
- a CDS encoding site-specific integrase, whose product MARDYPQQYADTRSRVKEHRNGGTYEVWNGREEYFPPYEDPDDADRILQMANAYEQDNMLEDTPEGQKSKSPTTLKNYLSALKKIAPHVAFTDTSADELNALMQAFFDGDVENVKDGGLSKGTLRVYQNALRQFYYVFDDAGVDPENIKMFTTEEKGVDPAEMLERDEIQAIREAANCMRDKALFDFLLYTGQRNTATRTLRIKDLDLENDRFRLNEDVEGLKAAEENGKWRDLLLSSATVKQYLETEHPAPNDGDAYVFVGRPKFAGPDPHTMLDPTTIGAIVGRLSKRAAEEVPSIESKPTHPHALRHNFVTIALRRGMDESAIKHQIGHAPESSVMESTYSHLKDSDHIREARDAFDLETEDPESELTPEVCPRCGDSPPANAKLCPWCGLEFTPDAKKAMEEADEQVRDSYQEAEDMEQVEKVQVLDELLEEADEDPDLKAKVIEKLNE is encoded by the coding sequence ATGGCGCGGGACTACCCCCAGCAGTACGCCGACACAAGGAGTCGTGTGAAGGAACATCGGAACGGCGGGACCTACGAAGTGTGGAACGGGCGTGAAGAGTATTTCCCGCCCTACGAGGACCCCGACGACGCCGACCGGATTCTCCAAATGGCGAACGCCTACGAGCAGGACAATATGCTGGAGGATACTCCGGAGGGGCAAAAGAGCAAGTCGCCGACGACCCTGAAGAACTACCTTTCTGCTCTGAAGAAGATTGCTCCCCACGTGGCGTTTACTGACACGTCTGCAGACGAGCTTAACGCGCTTATGCAGGCGTTCTTTGACGGCGACGTGGAGAACGTCAAGGACGGCGGACTGTCCAAAGGGACGCTTCGTGTGTACCAGAACGCCCTTCGACAGTTCTACTACGTCTTTGATGACGCCGGAGTAGATCCCGAGAACATCAAGATGTTCACGACCGAAGAGAAGGGGGTCGACCCGGCGGAGATGCTGGAGCGGGACGAGATTCAGGCAATTCGAGAAGCAGCCAACTGTATGCGTGACAAGGCGCTGTTTGACTTTCTCCTTTACACCGGCCAGCGAAACACCGCCACGCGGACCCTCCGGATCAAGGACTTGGACTTGGAAAACGACCGATTCAGGCTAAACGAAGACGTAGAGGGACTGAAGGCAGCCGAGGAAAACGGCAAGTGGCGTGACCTACTCCTGTCGTCGGCGACGGTAAAGCAATACCTCGAAACTGAACACCCGGCCCCGAACGACGGTGACGCCTACGTGTTCGTCGGGCGGCCGAAGTTCGCCGGTCCCGACCCGCATACGATGTTAGATCCCACGACTATCGGGGCGATTGTGGGGCGTCTGTCCAAGCGGGCGGCCGAAGAGGTGCCGTCAATCGAGAGCAAACCCACCCACCCCCACGCACTCCGGCATAACTTCGTGACAATCGCACTCCGGCGCGGGATGGATGAATCCGCAATCAAACACCAAATCGGCCACGCGCCGGAGAGTTCCGTAATGGAAAGCACCTACAGCCACCTGAAGGATAGCGACCATATCCGTGAAGCGCGGGACGCTTTCGACTTGGAAACGGAAGATCCCGAGAGCGAGCTAACTCCTGAGGTATGCCCGAGGTGTGGTGATAGTCCGCCGGCGAACGCGAAGCTTTGCCCGTGGTGTGGGCTGGAGTTCACGCCGGACGCCAAGAAAGCGATGGAAGAGGCGGACGAACAAGTCCGTGACTCCTACCAAGAGGCGGAGGACATGGAACAGGTGGAGAAGGTGCAAGTGCTCGATGAACTGCTGGAAGAAGCGGATGAGGACCCCGACCTAAAGGCGAAGGTCATTGAGAAGCTGAACGAATAG
- a CDS encoding tryptophan--tRNA ligase, translating to MTEDQPTPKTDGGTDSVSSDDVALDPWGSSTIEDYRKLFEQFGIEEFDAEEVPEPHYLMRRGAIFGHRKYERVAEAMANDEPFAALSGFMPTGDPHIGHKMVFDELIWHQQQGGEVYGLIADLEAHSARGMSWDEIDEHARSYLLSFIALGFDPEEGELYRQSDNRPLQDLAFEIGSTTNFSEFEAIYGFGGETNVSHMQSVVTQLADILYPQLDEPMPTVIPVGPDQDPHVRFARDAAARMRYFKVTEAFASFELDDDERALFRDLYDALESDDGVDTDDLRCEDAAKHLAEFAIGDADTATRESLHEKLENGGKEPIRPRVRFLDRNASEAAFDTLIEEIPGEKRRYEAHIDSFDLDREEAADLAQKVEIEHDGYGFEAPSSIYHRFMTGLTGGKMSSSIPASHISLLDDPEEGYEKVKSAATGGRTTAEEQRELGGKPDECPVYELYAYLLAEGDDEFATRVYEECAGGERLCGGCKEQAAELMKEFLEEHQEKREEAKELLEDVDIDLSSDRRGLGGREEDDAV from the coding sequence ATGACCGAGGACCAACCCACACCGAAGACCGACGGGGGCACCGACAGCGTATCGAGCGACGACGTCGCCCTCGACCCGTGGGGGTCCTCGACCATCGAGGACTACCGGAAGCTGTTCGAGCAGTTCGGGATCGAGGAGTTCGACGCCGAAGAGGTGCCGGAGCCCCATTACCTGATGCGCCGGGGCGCCATCTTCGGCCACCGCAAGTACGAGCGCGTGGCCGAGGCGATGGCGAACGACGAGCCGTTCGCGGCGCTGTCGGGGTTCATGCCGACGGGCGACCCCCACATCGGCCACAAGATGGTGTTCGACGAACTGATCTGGCACCAACAGCAGGGAGGCGAGGTGTACGGGCTGATCGCCGACCTGGAGGCCCACTCCGCCCGCGGAATGTCGTGGGACGAGATCGACGAGCACGCCCGGAGCTACCTGCTCTCCTTCATCGCGCTGGGGTTCGACCCCGAGGAGGGGGAGCTCTACCGCCAGTCGGACAACCGCCCCCTGCAGGATCTCGCCTTCGAGATCGGCTCGACCACGAACTTCTCGGAGTTCGAGGCGATCTACGGGTTCGGCGGCGAGACGAACGTCAGCCACATGCAGTCGGTCGTGACGCAGTTGGCGGACATCCTCTACCCGCAACTCGACGAGCCGATGCCGACGGTGATCCCCGTCGGGCCGGACCAGGACCCGCACGTCCGCTTCGCCCGCGACGCCGCCGCGCGGATGCGCTACTTCAAGGTGACCGAGGCGTTCGCCTCCTTCGAACTGGACGACGACGAGCGGGCGCTGTTCCGGGACCTGTACGACGCGCTGGAGTCGGACGACGGCGTCGACACCGACGACCTGCGGTGTGAGGATGCGGCGAAACACCTCGCGGAGTTCGCGATCGGTGATGCGGACACCGCCACCCGCGAGTCGCTCCACGAGAAACTGGAGAACGGCGGGAAGGAGCCGATCCGCCCGCGCGTTCGCTTCCTCGACCGCAACGCCAGCGAGGCGGCGTTCGACACGCTGATAGAAGAGATCCCGGGCGAGAAGCGGCGCTACGAGGCCCATATCGACAGCTTCGACCTCGATCGCGAGGAGGCCGCGGATCTGGCCCAGAAAGTCGAGATCGAGCACGACGGCTACGGGTTCGAGGCGCCGTCGTCGATCTACCACCGCTTCATGACCGGACTGACGGGCGGGAAGATGTCCTCCTCGATCCCGGCCTCCCACATCTCGCTGCTCGACGACCCGGAGGAGGGGTACGAGAAGGTGAAATCCGCCGCGACGGGCGGCCGGACGACCGCCGAGGAGCAGCGCGAGCTGGGCGGGAAACCGGACGAGTGCCCGGTGTACGAACTGTACGCCTACCTGCTCGCGGAGGGCGACGACGAGTTCGCGACCCGGGTGTACGAGGAGTGCGCCGGCGGCGAACGTCTCTGTGGCGGCTGTAAGGAGCAGGCCGCGGAGCTGATGAAGGAGTTCCTCGAGGAGCACCAGGAGAAACGGGAGGAGGCGAAGGAGTTGCTCGAGGACGTGGATATCGACCTGTCGAGTGATCGGCGTGGGTTGGGTGGGCGTGAGGAAGACGACGCGGTTTAG